In the genome of Xenopus laevis strain J_2021 chromosome 1S, Xenopus_laevis_v10.1, whole genome shotgun sequence, one region contains:
- the glrx.S gene encoding glutaredoxin-1, which yields MAQNFVKSKLKTSKVTMFEKPTCAFCIRAKGILKKYKFKAGHLEIIDIYKLDFISSLQQYFMETTGERTVPRIYIEEKCIGGCSDLVPLENSGELEKALQSIGALRD from the exons ATGGCTCAGAACTTTGTGAAGAGCAAACTGAAAACCTCCAAGGTGACCATGTTCGAGAAGCCCACGTGTGCCTTCTGCATTAGGGCCAAGGggattttaaagaaatacaagTTTAAGGCTGGACACCTGGAAATCATTGACATCTACAAGTTGGATTTCATTTCCAGCCTCCAACAGTATTTTATGGAGACAACAGGAGAGCGTACG GTGCCCCGTATTTACATTGAAGAAAAATGCATTGGTGGATGTTCTGACTTGGTCCCTCTGGAGAACAGTGGAGAGCTGGAAAAAGCGCTGCAGTCTATTGGTGCATTGCGTGATTAA